The sequence below is a genomic window from Glycine max cultivar Williams 82 chromosome 20, Glycine_max_v4.0, whole genome shotgun sequence.
CCTGGAAGATTCCTGAGCGAGCTTCTCGAAGATGTCGTTGATGAAGCTGTTCATGATCCCCATGGCTTTGCTGGAGATCCCGATGTCAGGGTGCACTTGCTTCAGCACCTTGAATATGTAGATCTTGTACGTCTCCACGCTCTTCttgtttctcttcttcttcttcttctcgcCCGAGGCGGGTTCCTTTGGGATCTTCTTCTCGGCTTTTGTTTTCTCCGCCGGAGCCTTCTCCGCGGGCTTCTTCTCCGCCGGTTTCTTCTCTCCCTTGGCCATGGATTGGGGAAAGAGTGAAGAGAATGCGAATTCGAGTGTTTGGAGAGTAGAAATGCTGAAAAACGAAGATGGTTGATTTGAGTGTAGCGGTGAGGCGCGGTTTAAATAGGAATTGTTGGTGGAAGCTGATTGTTTGGGTTTACGGTGCGCGGATTGATGACCTGGCAGATTGGGTTTCGGTTTGGAGGGAGATTTTCGAATCTCGGCTTTCGCGTTTTCCTTATACTGTTTGGCGGGGGCGTTTGAATTTTGGAGTTTAGGATTGGCCTGCATGTTTAGGAACACAATTTTAATTTGGGAGTTGCTAATCGCACAGCCATGTAGGTGCTTTTTAGCATTGTTctcaaaa
It includes:
- the LOC100806140 gene encoding probable histone H2B.3, producing MAKGEKKPAEKKPAEKAPAEKTKAEKKIPKEPASGEKKKKKRNKKSVETYKIYIFKVLKQVHPDIGISSKAMGIMNSFINDIFEKLAQESSRLARYNKKPTITSREIQTAVRLVLPGELAKHAVSEGTKAVTKFTS